The DNA region gacagcagctcccCGTGAAGCAGCGCGCCCGCATTGCCCAGCACGGTTTGCTGCCCTTGCTGTGCTCGTGGGGTGTGGCAGGAGCCGGGGTTGTGTGCAGGGGGCAGGAGCTCCACGGGGACGGATGCTGGGCAGGAGGTGCACAGGGATGgatgctgggcaggagctgcacgggGATGGAtgctgggcaggaggtgccCAGGGGAGGATGCTGGGCAGGGGCGGTGTGGGCGCTGCTGTGGCGCAGGATGGGGGACCAAGGACAGGAATGGGGCGGCACGCAGCACTTCACCCTTCAGGTTACTCCACCCTTCAGGTTACTCCACCCTTCAGATTACTGCTCCAAAACCCCCAATTTCCCCCGGCCGCCGTCATTTCCTCGTATCTACCTGCAAGGTGCAGACGAGAGAAACGCCCGTAAATGTTCCCGGTCACAAATACAGCGAGACTGAGAAAGCATGCACAGAAGGAGTGGTGCAATTCCCTGCTTCATGGGGCATTTTACTGTGTTTCCTGATGGCAACAGATTGATGCTCCTGTGCTTGTTAGCATGGTCAGCTTTTATTATGAGGCCATTAAGGGTTTTACCTCTATTTGGATCTCTGAGATTCTGAGGGAAAGCATTTTCCCTGGATTCACAACCCACCCTTAGAAGCCAATACTAATAAAGTGCCTTctctctgccccacagcacaCTGAAGGCAGCATTTGAGATGCTCAAGCAACGTAAgtatctccctgttccctcctgACCTGGGAAACACAGGCACCCAACGTGTTCATCCTGCTCCCCACACCATTCCcagcttttctttcacagcctgTAGGGTAAAGAGGGGAGAAAGAGGATGCCTGCTCAGTCTGTGGCAAAGACAATGGCTGGTTCTTCAAGTAAATTTTATCTGGGTCAAGTCCCAAGCTATGAACTCTGCTCTCTCTTCTGCAAGCCCCTGACAGCAAACCAGCTTCCTAAATGTGCCCAAGGCTCAAGGAAACACTTTCACACACAAAATGCAGCACCATGAGAGCCAACAGCACATCGTACCTGGTCACTGGCACCTGCTGTTTGCACCAAAACTCCCTCTAGAAAACCAGCTGCTGGAATGAGGTATTTTTAGGGCCTGGGTAGAGGAGCTCAGCATTTCTGGAAAATGCAGGGTTCCATTTCAGAGGCACTAAAGCTGACAAATGCAGAGCAGTTCCATTTCAAACAGCACCTGCCAGGTGCTCTGAAATTCATTCAGTCTGGGCTGATCCTTGGAAGTTCTCAGTGTGCAGCCTCATCTAATGACggcctctgctggcagcagctcccgaGAGCAGCGACAGCCCAGCAGCAcggccagggcacagcacacacagggacaAGGGAGGCCAgagctccttccctcccctgcacCACAGCTCCTGAGCCTCAGCCCCAAGGGAAGGGGGGCAGCTGGGGTAAATGGGGCCAAGAGGAAACACACCCACTCTGTTCTTGAACCCTCAGCAATGTCACGGCATGCAGAAACACAGGGAGACCTTTTTTAAGGCAGCCCTGCTTGTGACAAGTCATAGGGCAGCCACATCACTGAAACATCTCCTAAAAATGTGACTTTAGGGACCTTCCCACTGACTGAATATGAATTCTGGTTTGCTTTAGAAATTGAAAGTGTTGGAAACTCTCATATCCAACTGGCAGTAATGCTGAAGGAAGAACTGAAAGGAATAGAGGAGTTCCGAGAAAGGCAGAAGGAGCAAAGAAAGAAGGTAAGAAATTAGAGAAATGTTGAAACAGATTGGGTCAATGGTCCGTGCTGATGACTGTCTCCAGCCATAGGCTGGGAATTCTGCAAAAGATGATCAAATATTACCAGCATGCCCTATTCCCTCTATAGATGAGCCTGTGGaacaaaaatctctttctgatcccagctggaaataaagTAGTGCTCTGAACTCAGGAGTCAGAGGCTTTAGTGCTTTTACTCTCTCTGGTGTAACTACAGatgctgttattattatttctgtaagaacttaatccttccttttctcttttttatacTCCTGCTAATGGGTTTCTTTGACGTGACCCTGCACAATCTCCGACACGCACTAAATAAAGGCTTAACACAAACgtttaaaaacatgaaagcaaatGAATGTCAAGCTGAATGCAACACCAATATATGCTGAATTCCAAATATGTGGAATAAGTAGCATCTAGTTGATGTTGTATAATAAAAAATTTGAGTATATTTAAGGCCATTTCATCCCCTATGACCTTACCAAGCCCTGTCTCTTGAAAATAGCTCTCAATAGAGACAGCAGTGACCATTCACACCTTCTCTGGGTCCATGGGGTTGAAGACAAAGACAGGACCATCCCTTAATTCTGACAGCAATGAAGGAGGagtaaataaatattccttCCTTTACTAATtttaaacagatgaaaatgCATATAACTAATATCTGGTGCCACAAAAATCTTGTGTCTAGAAGCCCCTGACACACAGAACTTGGAATACAAAATTCTGAATATGAAAGTGGATgaaagcagtgctgctgagatTTGAGGTTGGCAGTGATCTGATGAAGCAAATAAGGCATTAAAAGACAGACAGTGGGCACCACGTTCACCAGTGTTTGTCCCTCATTCCCTCTGCCACCTTTGAGGTGTGCAGAGAGGCTCTCTCCTGCTGAGAACTGTAAGCCTGTAACTCGACTGGGAACAGCTAGAGggccctggggaaaaaaaaaagggaaaactgcttTGGAGTCTTAGATAAGCTTCATTCTCTGTCCAGCAGGTGGCTGTGAGGAAGCCAGCATTAGACATGCTGGATGGTGTCAGAGTTTTGGTAACCTCCCTCTTGATTCGTGTTGTAATGTAGCTGTCTCAGGACTGCCCAATGTGAAACAAGCATCTGGCTAGCCCTGGAGAGAGCTTTGCTTGAGCAGAATGTAAATGTTAAAGGACCAAAAGTCTCCCTGAAGAAGCCAGCCCCTGCCAGTAGGAGCGTATCTCATTGTCACATAAAGCCGGGCATATCACAACTAAAGTCATGAAAGAGACTCAGCACTGTCCTTCCAACACTGCCCAGTGTTTGAGATTCTGAGGAAAAGTTTTTTCCCCAGCATGGAAACCAAATCACACTGAGCTTAAGTTTCCAGAAACAGTGGAATATACAAGAGAAAGGAATTGTTTGGATTGAAAATGGACAACTACCTGTGCTCATGTGGGTGGGACAGTGGTCTGgtctgcagggatgtgggatcAAGCTCTGGCACCAGCAAAGGGAtcctgctggcagagcccacTGTGTCTGAGTGTTGCAGTATTTCATCTccttaaggaaataaaaaaggaggaagaaaatgaagatcAATGTCCTCTCTGCTATTAATGGAAACCACCAAAGCAGAATTAtctgggattatttttttacctGGCACTTTGATGCTCTCTGTATCACTTAGAAACCTGTCATTTATAAAAGCAGAGTGAAGTAATTTTCCCCACAGGCAGGTTATTTTGCCCATAGGCTTATAGAAAGGCCCTGACCATGGTTTTCCTaactctgctgctggaaaggggaggaagaagTCCAAAGGAAGAAATGCTGACTTGTGTGTGTTTCTTGCAGTACGAGTCTGCAATGGAGCGGATGCAGAAGAGCAAACTGTCCCATTATAAGAAAACAATGGAGGTAAGCACGGAGGGCTTGGGCAGGTTTCCTGGTGCAAAGGGGCTCCAGTAAAATCCACATGTACCTCTGTCTAAAGAAAGGTCAAAGCTGTGTGAGCGTGCAAGAGTGTGTGAGGGAGGGAAGGGTCATtcctgctgtgaggaggaagctGATCTTCCCTGCTGCACCCACTGAAAAGGCTCCAGAAGGTTAATACAGGATGAACGGTGCCCCAGGTCAAATAGGATTTCATTCTTTCTAGGCAAGGGTACTTACAGgaataaatacaattttcagAGTGTGTAAGCACAATTTTAAGAACAGTGAGGGAATCTTGTAGGCGAGAGGAATCCTGTCCAGCAGGAAAGCTTGCAGGTACAGTGATGCCTAGagaggctgacctggaacagaggctagacagagttacaggaataaagtaggtatttaaTAAAAGGCCTTCCAAAGGATATACCTTAGGCAGTACAAGGgcctggctggggctctgcccaAGATGGACCCAGGATGGATGCAAGATGCACAACTGGTcatgagttttcacacttttgtaagttttggtccatttacatattggggttaattgtccaattacagtttcaggttatgaagtcccatcctccttGTTTGTGCTCTGCAATTTGCTGTCATTTATGCTTTTTGGGCCTGAGGCTGTAATGGTTGTTCTTGGTTctcaagctggaaaaggattgtttagTCTAACTACCCTGTGAAGAGAACTTACTAACATTTAaaatgaagttcagagttacaCATTAAGGCAGTATAGAATctaaaaaacataaaagctaaaacttaaggcatcaacaGAAACCACAGGCAGCTGGGTTTGGTTTCCAATGGCCAACTGCCTCTAAAGGAAAGTAGTTGCACAGTGGTCAGTGCTACAGCTGGAAGTGTATTAATTTTTGTTGAAATGTGGTTGTTCAAGTGCATCTCTAAGATACAGAGATGTTTTGGTGCAAATAAAGATTTCTCTTGCTTCTGACAACTACACCAAGACCGTTGCCTATGGGATGCTGGCTCTTCCTCACAGCTTGGAGCAATGGCCAAGGAAACACAAGACAACCCACCCCACGGCCACCACAGGAATGGGGGCTCCCAGCTTCATCTCTCCGTGGTTGCTTGGGCAGATGCCTGATGCACCAGTGGTGGTAGAGCAGCCTGTGAATTCCTGACCCCTGCAGGGAGGTCCAGCTGTACAAAGCAAACAATTTcaggctgcaggaaaaggatACCATTTATGCTGTCAGCCTCTACTCCAAAGTTTCAGTTCTATTTTTCTACCTCCTTACGGTGTCATTGGGATTTTTGCTACTGCCCAAACTGGGTACAGATTTGCTCCCCCAACTGCAAACAAGAAAGTGTCTGAACGTGACTGTGGGGGGAGCCCAGCCTTGTTCCCCCAGGCAGACCCTCATGTTTGGTTTCATTCCCAGTCCAAGAAGGTCTAcgagcagaggtgcagggaggCGGATGAGGCCGAGCAGTCCTTCGAACGCACCAGCGCTGCAGGCaaccaaaagcaaacagaaaaggtACCAGGGATGACAGTGCTGTTCAGAGGGAAGGCTGGGGTTACCTCCTCAAGGTGCAAGAGAATACAATTAACCAACCCATTCTACACTGCTATGTCTTCAAATTAACCCCAAAGGATCCTCTGGGAAGGGACTAAGTTACCTAATTAATTTATCCCAGGCTGCGATCCAATTGCTCTATGAATCCTGAAATGAAACTGaatgagatttttctgtgaagttattcattaagaaaaagaaacaaatctatGTCATGCAGTTACTTTTGCCTTTTGATCTCTTACACTTAGTAGGCATAGCATCTTACATTAAAATGCCTATTTTTCCTCAACGTTTTTCTCCTTATGGTGAGTTTAATTTCAACTAAATTTACACACTCAAAAATAAATTGTTGGAAATTAAGGCACCGCAGTCCTTTAGTGCATCATCTTGATACTTGTAGCTGACAATTCACTAACTTTTAATGGGAACATTTTACAGTGAAACAgatggagaaaacaaaataaatgaattcCCTTTGGCTCGATAAAAAGCAGTGCAGTGTAAGCAAAAAGAATCAAAAATCATCTCAAGGAGTGTGGGGGGGGTGGTGTGGAGACTCTAAAAACAGCATCAGaactttacattttatttccagcatTCCCTAATCTTTGATGAGCAAACCCCTGCAGCTTAGCTGCAAAGAGGGGATggaatcccagccctgccaaaatgACACCAGAACATTTCACAGCTTCAGTGGCAGCTAAACCTGACCCAGCTCCTTTCCTGCAGAAGGATCCCTGGGTGCTCCACTGCCATTTTTTCCCTGCACATGCCAGCACGTTGGGAATGCACAGAGGCAGCTCACAAGCTGTTTAATTCTGCTCAGCATTTCAAACAGTTTGGGCCAGGAAGCAAATAAGAATGAAGCTCCTGTTCCCAGCTCACTCCGTGTTTCCCAGCCAGCTGTGATGAGGAATATGATCATAAGAACCCCTACCTGAGCCTTGTCTTCAAGGGCAGGATGGAAGAATGTATTACACTGATGTCTAGAGCAGTGCATTACTGTGCTGTCATCACCATCTGTGCAGCAAGACCTGCGAGTACAGACCTCTCAGTGATGGCTGTTTGCTCATTTGCTAAAAGCTGCAGGTTTTTAAAACAGAGAATTTCTACTTAGAGTGAATTTCGCTTTTAGGCTTCTGAGTTGTTATGGGAAATAATCTGGCATTTGCAAGTTATTTTAGAAGCTGTGTGCTTTTCATCTGAGTATTACATGAGGAGCTTGAAAGAGGAAGAATTTTAACTGCCATTTATTTCTGCTTATAAATATCTATTAGAAAAGCACATCAAACAATTGAGAAAAAACAACTCAgccagcaggcacagcttcaGGCTGGATCATGCTGGCTCTGGCAGGGATGTCTGAATGGGAAGATTTCCTGTGAAGTCACAGGACCTATGGCTGCACCTGGGAAATTCTGGTTCCTTCTCCATAGCACACACTCAGCAGCACTGTGCAGGAAGTGCTTGCAAATTAGAGCCTTTCCCCTagaggggaagagagagcaGGCAGCACAAAAAACTGGGGCAGAAGCAAGAATACGTCAGAAATTAATTTGGggtgtttcttttcctgtttcagaGCCAGAACAAAGCCAAGCAATGCAGAGATGCAGCAAATGAAGCAGGTGatgctgtgtgcagctgaacTATGATTCTTCTCAGCAAAAATCTACCAGCACAGGATTTTGATAGAACACACCCAAATCACCCAGGCTGTCAGGGTTCCCAAAGTCACCTACCCAAAGGTTAATGAAGAAGCCTCTAAAGAGCAGCAACCTGAGAGTCACTGGCATTCACTCTCCTTTGTGGAAATGCCAGTGTCCTGCTTGCATTAAAGAATTTACAGAAGACTTCCTTTAGGGACTTCATCCAGGGAAGAAAAGCTCTTCTTGAAGCAAGTTTGAAAGCACAGCAGACACTCAGATTGCCCCAAGACAGCCCAAATCAGATCTCCCATCCCCATGTGCCTGAGCACAGTAGTGATGTCCAGCCACAAATGTGTGTGAGGAAGGACAGGCCAGCACACACCTGAGCTGGCTCAGGAGCTCAGGCTTGTCCCTCCCAACTCATGGAATAGCTTATCCCAAATCACATGTCTCACATGGCTGGGTTGAAATGAAAAGAGCCTAAGGATGCTCAGTGCCCAAGCATGGTCCAGTCTCTTCATCTCTCAGTTGTATTATCCCTACCATGAAGTTTATAAATGATCTGCAAACCATACAGAGAAAATCCTTACTCTAGTACATAGcttcaaagaaaaaacccaataatTATTGTGCCCCACCTGTTCAAAGCTCACATATTCTTGTGATTCTCAGGCAAACCTGAAGTGCAGGAATCACAGGAAAGGCCTAAtaggaggaaagagagaaaggctGTATCACTTTTGTCCTGACTGTTGTGTTGCTGGTCTGTGTTTACAGAGAACGTGTACAAACAGAACATCGAGCAGCTGGATAAGGTCAGGACAGAGTGGGAACAGGAACATATCAAAACCTGCGAGGTAAACATTGACTTTTATAGCCATGTTTGCACACTCTTTGTTTCATCTGATCGGAAGATTTCAGTCTAAGGCCTGAAATATCATCCCAAGGGGTTTGCTGTTTGCTTTATGTGGATGTCTTTGTGAAATTAGTGCAAAAATTGGAGCTTATTTAGACATAGCTGCTCCTGTCTCACTGACACTCTCCTTGCTTGGTCAGCatagcaatataaaaataaaggagaggAATAAGTGCAGACGTGGGAGAGGTGGAGCAATCTATGAACTGGTACATACCTCAGTCATTCTTTATGTTTCATAGCACCTTAAATTCACCTGCAAGAATATTTGTCCTCTGCCATGAAATAATCTTTCAGTTGAAAGGTGGTGGCAGAGAAGTCTCTATCTCCATTCTACTGAGGATGGACAAGGAGATTTGCACTTGGCTATTAAGTTTTGCACAACAATTTACAGGAGCTGGTTGGCATCCAAATCAGCCACACATTTGATCACAGTAGTCCTTCAAGCACATTTGCCCATCTGCTGAAGTCTGATTTTGCAACATTTACTTGTTGCAGGCTTTATTTTCACATAAAATAAAGTGCCAGGAGGATACCTTTCCAGTTCTCTACTTCCTCTTATATATTCCCTATCTGAGAGGACTGAAAAGCCCCACAACTGGCACAGACATTTCCACAGACATTATGCCAAGCCTTAGTCTTCCAAAGATGCATATTTTCTCCCTTCTTAAAAAGCTGACAAACCAGTGAAGCACTGCACAACCTCACACCCTTTTCTGTCCCATATGGCTAAATCCTGACTCGCCCACAGAGCTTGTGACCTGCCCACTGCTTAATCCAACAGCCATTCATAAAGGAAGGGCATCTTCAATGTCTTCTTTGAAAAGTGCATGTAGAGAGAAGAACTGATactctttggggtttttaaaaactAGCAATCAGTACAAAAGGCAGCTTAAAATCCTACACTTGTGGCTGCATAGTGGGGAATCTGGAAGTGAGGGGGTTCCTGGATCTAACGGAGTGCTGGACAAGCACAGCCTGAAAAGGTTGGCTGGCAagtggcagcactggggtggccttggccacaggggctgtgccacaTGGTCATGGAATGTCCCAGTTCTCCAGCAGCATGAGGGATGTGTCAAACACAACACCCAGCTGTGCTTTTCTGGGTGCTGACAAGGGCTTAAAAGTTCAGTCACTACATTTCCCTCTTGGATTAACTGCATTTCCTGACAGGACTCCATTTACCTGAAAAATTCCCCGTTGGCTCTGGTGTTGTTTCAGCAGCCTTGAGTGCCACAGGCTTTCTGTTCAGAACAAGTATTGAAATGCTATTCTCCACCTTGCAGGTtctcttttaaaacttttactCTCAGAAATCAGCCCCCGCAGCAGCTTACTCCCTTGACagattcctttttctgttttttttacTCAGTAAGTTAATAGATGGCAGGCAGCATACCCAGCTGAGTGTTCTGCTGAATGTTGTATACATTTGTGGTGTTCTGGACATAATTACTAGCAAACTGAGATGGAGACAGATGGCTGGAAGCATCTGAGATTTTCACACCTCATAGAAAACCAAAACTTTGTTCCactttttgttctatttttaacaGTATAATGTAGAGATCAGGGCgatttggttttttaaagtttttaaagaGCAAGCTTATCTGCCTCTTCCCCCAAATTGGTTCACACTTCTCTCTCTGCCCCCTTCATCCTTCCTAAGTAGTGCAGCAACATGAGGAAGCCACAGATGAAGGGAGTAACTCTGAAGATAGAAAAATGCCTTCTCTTTACCATAAAAATAACCTTTGATATGCAGAGTCAACTCCAGAGAGCCTCAAGTactttcaaaagagaaaagtttAGAGAGATATTTTAAATGGCAGAGGTGGAGAGTTTTGGCTCTACCTCTAACATAAATACAACCTTTTCATGCCAGTACTCTACTGATCTGTTAAACACCAAGATTTCAGTGTGATGGTCAGACAGGACTCTGACTGAAATCCTCAACAGCAGAGGTAGCAGTCAAATGCACATCTGGATTCCCCTcccctgctttgtttttgtctCTAAAGTATAACTTTAATTCGGTGCAACCAATAAGAACAAATTTTTGAGCATGAACAGTGGTTGTAGTTTCTCACCAACTGAAAAAACCTCCTTTTACAATGGTGCCTTCAGAATAGGTTtgcatccccagccctgtcccagcctgcaAAGCAAACACCTCAGCACCACGAGGCTCCATCACGTTTTCTGTTTGGTTTAGgtgttccagctgcaggagtGCGACCGCATCACGATCCTGCGGAACTCGCTGTGGGTGCACTGCAATCAGCTGTCGCTGCAGTGTGTGAAGGACGATGAGGTACGGCCCGCCCGCCTTCCCCGCAGCGCTGCCTCCGGGGTATCCACTCCTCTCTCTCCAGATGTAACCCAGACCTGTGTGCATCAGACACTCTGTGGCACCCCGTGTGCCCCTCGGTGTGCTGGGGAAGGCTTTCTGCTACCAAAACACTCAGCTGAGTGTATTTGGGCTCCGACACAATTTCAAAAAAGGCACCCAATCATGGCCTCAAAACTGGAAGATGTAAATGGTACACTAGATTTGACTTTGAATGGTGTTTCTTgctattaatttctttattgcGTTGAAAAATCCTGGACTGCCTTTGTCCTGCTCTCTTTAAAGGCTATCCAGAGCACAAATAAACAGTTTGTTTACAAGAATATTGGTACAGGGGACAGGCTAAAGATCAGCCAGGTCAGACATGTACCAAGTGTAAAGTGTTTCTTAAGGGGACACTTATGACAAGAGCATTATTTGTTAACTCAACATGAAATGCTAAAAGTTAATTAAACTCTTGGATTCTGTTTTGTAGCTGTATGAAGAGGTTCGGGTCAGCTTGGAGAACTGTGTTGTAGAGTCAGACATAGACTACTTCATTAAGACAAAAATGACAGGAACACAACCTCCAGGTAATTATCCTACTGATCTTGTCAGATGGCTTGAGCAGTACACGTCCTTTGGAGGTGAAACCAGCTGGAGGAGTTCctgctccagcttttccttcccaCCTGCCATGGCTCACTTCCCCCACACTGTGCTGCCTGTGTGGTGCTCTAAGTGGGATAGCAGAAGGATCCAGCTTAAAAATAA from Prinia subflava isolate CZ2003 ecotype Zambia chromosome 15, Cam_Psub_1.2, whole genome shotgun sequence includes:
- the PSTPIP1 gene encoding proline-serine-threonine phosphatase-interacting protein 1, producing MTQLQFKDAFWCKEFTFHTGYEVLVQRLLEGKKMCKDVEDLLKQRAQAEERYGKELVQIARKAGGQTEINTLKAAFEMLKQQIESVGNSHIQLAVMLKEELKGIEEFRERQKEQRKKYESAMERMQKSKLSHYKKTMESKKVYEQRCREADEAEQSFERTSAAGNQKQTEKSQNKAKQCRDAANEAENVYKQNIEQLDKVRTEWEQEHIKTCEVFQLQECDRITILRNSLWVHCNQLSLQCVKDDELYEEVRVSLENCVVESDIDYFIKTKMTGTQPPEAIGYENYYSREHRRGSSSPTQSCGMMKRFSGLLHGSSKNNTETATPSAPPLERTDGVYASIFVNEKDGITSSQDYRVLYDYTAQNGDELDISEGDIVVVIAENEDGWWTAERNGQRGFVPGSYLEKL